In Bacteriovorax stolpii, a single genomic region encodes these proteins:
- a CDS encoding FixH family protein, with product MKKLAVIFLFLSVAIGLFFLKENFNLKSKGEAKKADVVLTWDYNPKSIDLQTPVNFTFTLKDKEGKNIENAKIDIEATMNHGGMIPIFTEAIYLKDAIYSTRFKLTMLGEWIIFLTITLPDGSVASKEVVLQTN from the coding sequence ATGAAAAAACTTGCTGTTATATTTTTATTTCTATCCGTTGCAATTGGGCTCTTTTTTTTAAAAGAAAATTTCAATCTGAAATCCAAGGGCGAAGCTAAAAAGGCCGACGTGGTTTTAACTTGGGATTATAATCCTAAATCCATTGACCTGCAGACTCCGGTCAATTTCACTTTCACCTTAAAAGACAAAGAAGGAAAAAATATCGAAAATGCTAAAATCGATATTGAGGCCACGATGAATCACGGTGGAATGATCCCAATTTTCACTGAAGCCATTTACCTAAAAGACGCCATCTACAGCACCCGTTTTAAACTGACGATGCTGGGTGAGTGGATTATTTTCCTGACGATCACTCTGCCTGATGGTTCAGTGGCCAGCAAAGAAGTCGTGTTGCAAACCAACTAA
- the nadE gene encoding NAD(+) synthase, whose amino-acid sequence MQLNLHQTHHEIADFEGIFKYLTSTFQDGSHSGLHIFPELFLTGYPLQDLPLKKTFIDDYLAFLEDLSIWSERQLKSKSPLALLFGGLRYEFDGLGWPAQIENVMYILEPGKKLRPLYTKQLLPNYDLYEEKKYFTPGNQSVVFEFQGKNFGLLICEDMWFSHLHDVDPVELLSEQNKKCDMVINISASPYHLGKIETRINRALEISQFLEAPFVYVNRVGAEDEIIFDGHSFVVDGNSVVKMAYGFKSQILSLEMPVYQEPEKGNVRSYHSSTNSWSTIFSTRLSSDTLSLTPMGPKGCQEVLDALLLGIGDYITKNGMKKFTIALSGGMDSALVLTIIKLLQKTMPIELEAVFMPGFYSSSVSFDLSYDLCRNLGVKLTTMPIKFIHSTIKTAYRDNFGAELKGLADENIQSRLRGALIYMRSNDLNSVVLNTSNKSELSVGYSTIYGDSVGALSVLGDLFKSEVFELAHFINANYGGLIPEDIITRPPSAELRENQEDSQSLPPYDRLDPILEALLSSRFSPADLIKRGHDKDEVLKVYSLLSKSEYKRKQFCPIIKVKPKSFGFGHRVPISKKIL is encoded by the coding sequence ATGCAATTAAATCTTCACCAAACCCACCATGAAATTGCTGACTTCGAAGGCATTTTTAAGTACCTTACATCCACTTTCCAAGACGGAAGCCACAGTGGTTTGCACATTTTTCCGGAACTCTTTTTAACCGGGTATCCTCTGCAGGATCTTCCGCTCAAAAAGACTTTTATTGACGATTACCTCGCTTTCCTTGAGGATCTCTCTATTTGGTCAGAGCGCCAATTAAAAAGTAAGTCACCCCTGGCCCTCCTTTTTGGTGGTCTTCGTTATGAATTTGACGGACTTGGCTGGCCTGCCCAGATTGAAAACGTCATGTACATCCTGGAGCCGGGAAAAAAACTGCGCCCCCTTTATACTAAACAACTTCTTCCTAACTACGACCTGTACGAGGAAAAGAAATATTTTACACCGGGCAACCAGTCGGTGGTTTTTGAGTTCCAGGGCAAAAACTTTGGGCTTCTGATCTGTGAAGATATGTGGTTTTCCCACCTGCACGATGTCGATCCTGTCGAGCTTTTATCTGAACAAAATAAAAAGTGCGACATGGTTATCAATATCAGTGCAAGCCCTTACCATCTGGGGAAAATCGAAACGCGAATTAACCGCGCACTGGAGATTTCACAATTTTTGGAAGCACCATTTGTCTATGTTAACCGCGTGGGTGCCGAAGATGAAATTATCTTCGACGGCCATAGTTTTGTCGTCGATGGCAATAGTGTTGTTAAGATGGCATATGGATTTAAATCCCAGATTCTTTCACTTGAAATGCCGGTTTATCAGGAACCGGAAAAAGGAAACGTCAGGTCTTATCACTCATCAACTAACAGCTGGAGCACCATCTTCTCCACTCGTTTATCAAGCGACACTCTGTCGCTGACACCTATGGGGCCTAAAGGCTGCCAGGAAGTTCTCGATGCTCTTTTACTGGGAATCGGCGACTACATCACCAAAAATGGCATGAAGAAATTCACCATCGCGCTTTCTGGCGGGATGGACTCTGCGCTCGTTTTAACTATTATCAAACTTCTGCAAAAAACGATGCCGATTGAACTTGAAGCTGTGTTTATGCCAGGCTTTTATTCGAGCTCGGTGAGTTTTGATCTCTCTTACGACCTATGCCGTAACCTGGGCGTGAAACTTACAACTATGCCAATTAAGTTCATCCATTCGACAATTAAAACTGCTTACCGCGACAACTTTGGGGCAGAACTTAAAGGTCTGGCCGATGAAAATATCCAAAGCCGCTTAAGAGGCGCTTTGATTTATATGCGCTCAAATGATTTAAACTCAGTTGTCCTTAACACTTCCAACAAGTCGGAGCTCTCTGTGGGCTACTCGACTATTTATGGGGACTCTGTTGGGGCCCTCTCAGTTCTGGGAGATCTGTTTAAGTCAGAAGTTTTTGAACTCGCGCACTTTATCAATGCCAACTACGGCGGGCTGATTCCTGAAGACATTATCACTCGTCCACCAAGTGCAGAGCTTCGTGAAAACCAGGAAGACAGCCAGAGCCTTCCGCCCTATGACAGGCTGGACCCGATCCTAGAAGCCCTGTTATCTTCGCGTTTTAGCCCGGCCGACCTGATCAAGCGTGGTCACGACAAAGATGAGGTCCTAAAAGTTTATTCACTTTTATCAAAATCAGAGTATAAACGAAAACAATTTTGCCCTATAATAAAAGTGAAGCCAAAAAGCTTTGGTTTTGGCCACAGAGTCCCTATTAGCAAAAAGATTCTTTAA
- a CDS encoding M16 family metallopeptidase produces MLPRKLKLLKSPQLIKVLSLTAVVFLFDACSSMGMGSKSAPLKAGFNVKKVVLRNGLTVLVAPNPKLPIVSYYTLFDVGGRDEGVGTTGATHFLEHMMFKGAKKYGPGQFDTLLEKSGGMTNAYTTNDMTVYYQNIPVEFLDTMIDMEADRMQNLLLEPVSFESERQVIFEERKMRYENSPDGLIFLALMKKVFAGTPYGQSVIGEEADLKALTRDQMMEFFKNYYVPNNAIIAISGDVDPDTVIKKIEEKYGVIPRSEKLKELKDKTSGEEVFKSKAEFGQEYKFYATNPIPKFVMAFQGEKLGTRKSYVMDLLAMILGNGGSSYLTQKYVKSDEPMLTEINLSNFNLIHSGVFYFAGELMEGKKIEDVKKQIEGDLKEMCDQSINQRSLQKSKNQILAQGYNQLKTNAGVASTIVRNEKWHGDFNYGLKEMEIYNSISENEVQIACREVLEESKSIFISTWDKYPKTAEKK; encoded by the coding sequence ATGTTACCGAGAAAGTTAAAACTTTTGAAATCTCCACAATTAATTAAGGTCTTGTCGCTTACGGCAGTGGTCTTTCTTTTTGATGCATGTTCGAGCATGGGGATGGGTTCAAAGTCTGCGCCGCTTAAAGCGGGCTTCAATGTAAAAAAAGTGGTGTTAAGAAATGGCCTGACCGTTCTTGTTGCACCCAATCCAAAACTTCCGATTGTGTCTTATTACACACTCTTTGACGTCGGTGGAAGAGATGAAGGTGTTGGTACGACAGGGGCGACGCATTTTCTTGAACACATGATGTTTAAGGGGGCCAAAAAGTACGGGCCTGGTCAATTTGATACGCTGTTAGAAAAGAGCGGTGGTATGACCAACGCTTATACAACAAATGACATGACGGTTTATTATCAAAACATCCCAGTGGAGTTTTTGGATACGATGATCGACATGGAAGCAGACCGTATGCAAAACCTGCTTTTAGAGCCAGTGTCGTTTGAAAGTGAAAGACAAGTTATCTTTGAAGAAAGAAAAATGCGTTATGAAAACAGCCCGGATGGATTGATTTTCTTAGCGCTGATGAAAAAAGTTTTTGCCGGCACACCATACGGACAATCAGTTATCGGTGAAGAAGCAGACTTAAAAGCGCTGACACGTGATCAAATGATGGAGTTCTTTAAAAACTATTACGTTCCAAACAATGCCATCATCGCTATCTCTGGTGACGTTGACCCGGATACAGTCATTAAAAAGATTGAAGAAAAATACGGAGTCATTCCAAGATCAGAAAAACTTAAAGAGCTAAAAGATAAAACTTCTGGTGAAGAAGTGTTTAAGTCAAAAGCTGAATTTGGGCAAGAGTACAAGTTTTACGCAACCAACCCGATTCCAAAATTTGTCATGGCCTTCCAGGGAGAAAAACTGGGGACAAGAAAGTCTTATGTCATGGACCTTCTGGCGATGATTCTTGGAAATGGAGGAAGCTCATACTTAACGCAAAAATATGTGAAGTCTGATGAGCCGATGTTAACAGAAATCAATCTTTCTAACTTCAATCTTATCCACTCTGGCGTCTTTTACTTTGCCGGAGAGTTAATGGAAGGCAAAAAGATTGAAGACGTGAAAAAACAAATCGAAGGTGACTTAAAAGAGATGTGTGACCAGTCGATCAATCAGCGTTCTCTGCAAAAATCAAAAAACCAGATTTTGGCCCAAGGTTACAACCAGCTTAAGACCAATGCCGGAGTCGCTTCAACAATTGTCCGCAATGAAAAGTGGCACGGTGATTTTAATTACGGTCTAAAAGAAATGGAAATCTATAACTCAATTTCGGAAAACGAAGTGCAGATTGCCTGCCGCGAAGTTTTAGAAGAGTCGAAGTCCATCTTCATTTCAACTTGGGATAAATACCCTAAAACCGCGGAGAAAAAATAA
- the ald gene encoding alanine dehydrogenase — translation MIIGVPKEIKNNENRVGMVPGGVRTLVADGHTVYVQKNAGVGIGIEDAEFVKAGAKILDTAAEVFEKSTMIIKVKEPQAVEIAMLKPHHILYTYLHLAPDPEQTKGLMKSGCTAIAYETIQNADGSLPLLVPMSEVAGRMSVQIGAAYLQLDKGGKGVLLGGVPGVKRGKVTVIGAGIAGTNAIQMAMGMGASVTAIDLSTKRLAELDGLYGSHITTLYSNPDNIEKAVLESDLVIGAVLVPGAKAPKLVTRDMISKMQKGSVVVDIAVDQGGCIETCKPTTHENPTFVVDGVVHYCVANMPGAVARTSTFALTNVTLKYARMIANMGVEEAAQKDKTFRPGINIYKGTLAYEQVANDLGLPYTKLPF, via the coding sequence ATGATTATCGGAGTACCTAAGGAAATTAAAAACAATGAAAACCGTGTTGGTATGGTTCCAGGAGGAGTAAGAACTCTTGTAGCTGACGGACACACTGTATACGTTCAAAAGAACGCTGGTGTTGGTATCGGTATCGAAGACGCAGAATTCGTAAAAGCTGGAGCAAAAATTCTAGATACAGCTGCTGAAGTTTTCGAAAAATCAACAATGATCATCAAAGTAAAAGAGCCTCAAGCAGTAGAGATCGCCATGCTTAAGCCTCACCACATCCTATACACATACCTTCACCTTGCACCAGATCCAGAGCAAACAAAAGGTCTGATGAAGTCAGGATGTACAGCAATCGCTTATGAGACAATCCAAAACGCAGACGGTTCACTTCCTCTTCTAGTTCCTATGTCAGAAGTTGCTGGACGTATGTCAGTTCAAATCGGAGCTGCTTACCTTCAACTAGACAAAGGTGGAAAAGGTGTTCTTCTAGGTGGTGTTCCAGGTGTTAAACGTGGAAAAGTAACTGTTATCGGAGCTGGGATCGCGGGAACAAACGCCATCCAAATGGCAATGGGAATGGGAGCTTCTGTTACAGCGATCGACCTTTCAACAAAACGTCTTGCTGAACTAGATGGTCTATACGGATCACACATCACAACTCTTTACTCTAACCCAGACAACATTGAAAAAGCGGTTCTTGAATCTGACCTTGTTATCGGTGCAGTTCTAGTTCCAGGCGCTAAAGCTCCTAAGCTAGTAACAAGAGACATGATCTCTAAAATGCAAAAAGGTTCAGTAGTGGTAGATATCGCTGTTGACCAAGGTGGATGTATTGAAACTTGCAAGCCAACAACTCACGAAAATCCAACTTTCGTAGTAGACGGCGTTGTTCACTACTGTGTAGCTAACATGCCAGGTGCAGTAGCTCGCACATCGACATTCGCTCTTACTAACGTAACTCTAAAATACGCTAGAATGATTGCTAACATGGGTGTTGAAGAAGCTGCTCAGAAAGATAAAACTTTCCGTCCAGGGATCAACATTTACAAAGGGACGCTTGCTTACGAACAAGTAGCAAATGACCTAGGACTTCCTTACACAAAACTTCCGTTTTAG
- a CDS encoding L,D-transpeptidase family protein has product MKNIAAKIITVGALTLLPLTYSFAQGTSADGTKVMPAPLLMLDNFFAHHVLIAEKSTHSLHLFKNADGKPEFVRSYQMATGKKPGDKEAEGDFRTPEGVYNFVDFMTNKQLLAQSGPQGAIYGAGAFVTDYPNPVDKINKKTGSGIWLHSTNDETRIDKGLDSRGCVVTANNELIDVSKYLELNKTPMIVVQDLIYLNEKTWETQKGELKKTIDGWLDAWRKKDIESYISYYDQNDFVDSKGKYAAYKAYKKAVFSNPGQPKIDLDNLSILQAKNYAVVTFTQNYQSNTINDTGRKLLYLRQDENYNWKIVSEVWTKNGLENMGKLAFEPSLRFFKEGTREGIEIKKGNN; this is encoded by the coding sequence ATGAAAAACATTGCTGCTAAGATTATTACAGTTGGTGCACTTACACTTCTGCCTTTAACATATTCATTCGCACAAGGCACAAGTGCAGATGGAACAAAAGTTATGCCAGCTCCACTTCTCATGTTGGATAATTTTTTTGCTCACCACGTTTTAATTGCAGAAAAATCAACTCACTCTCTTCACCTTTTCAAAAACGCTGACGGAAAACCAGAATTTGTTCGTTCATACCAAATGGCCACAGGGAAAAAACCAGGCGACAAAGAAGCTGAGGGTGATTTCAGAACACCAGAAGGCGTTTATAACTTCGTTGATTTCATGACTAACAAACAACTCCTTGCTCAATCTGGCCCTCAAGGTGCTATTTACGGAGCTGGTGCTTTCGTTACTGATTACCCAAACCCGGTTGATAAAATCAACAAGAAGACAGGTTCAGGAATCTGGCTACACTCTACTAACGATGAAACAAGAATTGATAAAGGTCTTGATTCAAGAGGATGTGTTGTGACGGCCAACAACGAATTGATTGATGTTTCAAAATACCTGGAGCTTAACAAAACACCAATGATTGTTGTTCAAGATCTTATTTACTTAAATGAGAAAACTTGGGAAACACAAAAAGGCGAGCTGAAAAAAACAATTGATGGATGGCTGGATGCCTGGAGAAAAAAGGATATCGAAAGCTACATCAGCTACTACGATCAAAATGATTTCGTAGACTCAAAAGGAAAATACGCTGCCTATAAAGCTTATAAAAAAGCTGTCTTCTCTAACCCTGGTCAACCTAAAATCGACCTGGACAATCTTTCTATTCTACAGGCTAAGAACTACGCTGTTGTGACGTTTACACAAAACTACCAGTCAAACACAATCAACGACACTGGTAGAAAGCTTCTTTATCTAAGACAAGATGAAAACTACAACTGGAAAATCGTCAGCGAAGTCTGGACGAAAAACGGTTTAGAAAACATGGGCAAACTCGCATTTGAGCCTTCTCTAAGATTTTTCAAAGAAGGAACACGCGAAGGAATTGAGATTAAAAAAGGCAATAACTAG
- a CDS encoding GGDEF domain-containing protein: protein MTQSLTDFLSSFSFFENEKNLISHIEEFLAREYLVRPLLVYSIHNKIPQIDFKKCRTIVGKADRQKLYSTKLLDHLFIKRDDIKHLPCLSVKVENCFYYFLNLGFKRSQFHFAVFSAPSEISTDVLKSLSQFAASHLKIIQRFEDLYKTHELIHIDDVTGLYNQRKLYKDLTLLVDKFQKEKDPFCVLFIDIDYFKKVNDTYGHLVGTKLLENVARDIKGLLRDSDISYRYGGDEFVVILVNSDAVAGKIVGERILQIIRERTYEVEMRNEKKMVKLSVSIGVAEFPTDAVNSQEILAIADRMMYEAKESGRGVVFNTQDVFKSSLQKAVKTK, encoded by the coding sequence ATGACACAATCTCTGACTGATTTTTTAAGTAGTTTTTCTTTTTTTGAAAATGAAAAGAATTTGATCTCTCATATAGAAGAGTTCCTGGCCCGCGAGTATTTGGTCAGACCGTTATTGGTGTATTCAATTCATAACAAAATACCACAGATTGATTTTAAAAAATGCCGTACGATTGTAGGGAAGGCCGACCGCCAGAAGCTCTATAGTACTAAGCTTTTAGATCATCTCTTTATCAAGCGCGATGATATTAAACATCTGCCTTGCCTGTCAGTCAAAGTGGAGAATTGCTTCTATTATTTTTTAAACCTAGGTTTTAAAAGAAGCCAGTTTCATTTCGCTGTTTTTTCTGCTCCGTCGGAAATTTCGACAGATGTACTGAAGTCGCTGTCGCAATTTGCGGCAAGCCACTTAAAAATTATCCAGCGTTTTGAAGATCTATATAAGACACATGAACTCATCCATATCGATGACGTTACAGGTTTATACAATCAGAGAAAACTTTATAAAGACTTAACGTTGCTGGTTGATAAGTTTCAGAAGGAAAAAGACCCTTTCTGCGTGCTTTTTATCGATATCGACTACTTTAAAAAAGTCAATGACACTTACGGACACTTAGTGGGAACGAAACTCTTAGAGAACGTGGCCCGTGATATTAAAGGCCTTCTGCGCGACAGTGACATCAGTTACCGTTACGGGGGAGATGAGTTCGTGGTGATTCTGGTTAATTCTGATGCAGTTGCCGGAAAAATTGTAGGAGAGCGTATTCTGCAAATCATCCGCGAGCGCACATATGAAGTAGAAATGAGAAACGAAAAGAAGATGGTGAAGCTGAGTGTTTCTATTGGTGTGGCGGAGTTCCCGACAGATGCCGTGAACTCTCAGGAAATCCTGGCGATCGCCGACCGCATGATGTACGAGGCCAAAGAATCAGGGCGTGGAGTGGTCTTTAACACTCAAGACGTTTTCAAATCAAGCCTGCAAAAGGCGGTTAAAACGAAATGA
- a CDS encoding FesM yields the protein MKSQRKILLSTKTIFQFLLLVASVLLIAEGLWGNPFAPKNLATQFVWVHYRGVLVFVLLLLGNYFCMSCPFIFVRNALRVFHAPKKLWPKKLQNKWLGIFLLTSILFTYEYLHLWSSPALTASIIIGYFLVAVFVDLTFKKASFCKYLCPIGQFNFLSSTMSPATVKAKNLSVCESCTTYECLKGVEKDGEILKRGCETFLFIPKKNGNLDCTFCMDCVAACPYDNVKVEMVLNGEELQEDSPRAGIGLLTKRLDYLLLIVVFTFGALLNAFAMTGPAYNLTITIADVTGIQNNFILLLSLFITFLVLLPLLLISKKDYKMIPTLLPLGFFIWVSHYSFHLLTGLFAFVPLLFKIQLSNSMMGVPTHIVTPIQYGFLLLGFLGSMTLVWTGKNEKRAKLKWSATHLAIFLFALWVMSLPMEMRGTFVGIAP from the coding sequence ATGAAGTCACAGAGAAAAATCCTCTTATCTACTAAAACCATTTTTCAGTTTCTTCTGCTTGTGGCCTCAGTGCTCTTAATAGCTGAAGGGCTTTGGGGAAACCCCTTTGCGCCTAAAAACCTGGCCACGCAATTTGTCTGGGTCCATTACCGCGGAGTTTTAGTTTTTGTTCTCCTCTTACTCGGCAATTATTTTTGCATGAGCTGTCCTTTTATTTTTGTGAGAAATGCTCTGCGAGTTTTTCATGCTCCTAAAAAACTCTGGCCTAAAAAACTTCAAAATAAATGGTTGGGGATTTTTCTTTTAACCTCTATCCTTTTTACTTATGAATACCTTCACCTTTGGTCGAGTCCGGCCCTTACAGCCTCTATTATCATTGGCTATTTCCTGGTTGCAGTGTTTGTGGATCTCACTTTTAAAAAAGCAAGCTTCTGCAAATACCTCTGCCCTATCGGCCAGTTTAACTTCCTCTCAAGCACCATGAGTCCTGCGACAGTGAAAGCAAAAAATCTTTCAGTGTGCGAGAGCTGCACGACTTATGAATGTTTAAAGGGTGTTGAAAAAGACGGCGAAATTTTAAAACGCGGCTGCGAAACCTTTTTATTTATCCCCAAAAAAAATGGAAACCTCGACTGCACTTTCTGCATGGACTGTGTGGCCGCTTGCCCTTATGACAACGTTAAAGTTGAAATGGTTCTTAACGGCGAAGAGCTGCAGGAAGACTCTCCTCGCGCGGGAATCGGCCTTTTAACAAAACGTTTGGATTATCTTTTACTGATTGTCGTTTTTACTTTTGGAGCACTCTTAAATGCATTTGCCATGACTGGCCCTGCGTATAATTTGACGATCACTATCGCAGATGTGACCGGCATTCAAAATAATTTTATTCTCTTGTTGTCTTTATTTATCACCTTTTTAGTTCTGCTTCCGCTCTTACTCATTTCTAAAAAAGATTACAAAATGATCCCGACACTACTCCCCCTCGGTTTTTTTATCTGGGTCTCTCACTACAGTTTCCATTTGCTCACCGGCCTTTTTGCTTTTGTCCCGCTTTTATTTAAAATTCAGCTCTCTAATTCCATGATGGGCGTGCCCACGCATATCGTGACACCTATACAATACGGATTTTTACTTCTAGGATTTCTAGGATCAATGACTTTGGTCTGGACGGGAAAAAACGAAAAGCGCGCAAAACTTAAGTGGAGTGCCACTCACCTGGCGATTTTTCTTTTCGCCCTTTGGGTCATGTCACTTCCGATGGAGATGCGCGGGACTTTTGTAGGTATTGCCCCGTAA
- a CDS encoding bactofilin family protein, whose translation MIQNQTYTSIGKQTVLNGKFHFVGTTHLLGKLMGDITVEAPSKIVLEIGSVTEAILTCGDLEVYGEFTGEIKSTGNVTLYPTAVVNGKIIAKSLEILPGAVVNMNAHTEAE comes from the coding sequence ATGATCCAGAATCAAACTTACACTTCAATCGGCAAACAAACTGTTTTAAATGGAAAGTTTCATTTTGTCGGCACCACTCACCTCTTGGGAAAACTAATGGGCGATATCACTGTTGAAGCGCCTTCTAAAATCGTGCTGGAAATTGGCTCGGTCACGGAGGCCATTTTGACTTGTGGAGACCTGGAAGTTTACGGTGAATTCACGGGTGAGATTAAATCAACAGGCAACGTCACTCTTTATCCTACGGCCGTGGTAAACGGTAAAATCATTGCTAAATCTTTAGAGATTCTTCCTGGTGCGGTGGTGAACATGAACGCTCACACAGAGGCCGAATAG
- a CDS encoding M16 family metallopeptidase: protein MKKPLLLLAALGLSFNAFAASGAKPVAIEDNIKRLKWNGIDVVYIEDNRFPTYDLTIYFADGALSEKKGQNGLSIHAFNLLDSGTDKLSQKEILDQLEFLGTEFGADVTHEYSTVTVSGLTKDLKTSMTQICSLMRSATYPENVIKKELQLERNGLQSLVASPQGLSERVFREISLGGTPYSYPVAGKLKDLATYTPAALRAQMNYFLDNVKKRVYLTGPKSALALEKILVDECRFKGSDSDFVRAVDAPKKKTAKREFIFVPVPDANQVQLRIGRFLNYDETNERNLDALASDFLGGGFTSRLMREVRVKRGLTYSIGSFISSQKQYGRAGISTFTKNQTIDRLIEVIDEAVTKIHTEGITEEDLDRSTQGMIGAYPFKFESNPAFLGQLLLLDHIGKPYSDLFDFKDAVKKYNAKDVAKKIGDIFGMKKQTIFVLGDKSIEPKLRALTKKYGPLKVVDYKQYL, encoded by the coding sequence ATGAAAAAACCATTACTCTTACTTGCGGCCCTGGGCCTTTCATTTAATGCTTTTGCCGCTTCGGGCGCCAAGCCTGTCGCGATTGAAGATAATATTAAACGTCTAAAGTGGAACGGCATTGATGTTGTTTATATTGAAGACAATCGTTTCCCAACTTACGATTTGACCATCTATTTTGCAGATGGTGCTTTAAGTGAGAAAAAAGGGCAGAATGGTCTTTCTATTCACGCTTTTAATCTTTTGGACTCAGGAACTGATAAACTTTCTCAAAAAGAAATTTTAGACCAATTAGAGTTCTTAGGAACTGAGTTTGGGGCAGATGTCACTCACGAATACAGTACAGTCACTGTTTCGGGCTTAACGAAGGATTTAAAAACATCAATGACTCAGATTTGTTCACTGATGAGATCGGCGACTTATCCGGAAAACGTCATTAAAAAAGAGCTGCAGTTAGAGAGAAACGGACTGCAAAGCCTCGTGGCCTCACCTCAAGGTCTTTCAGAAAGAGTGTTCCGTGAAATTTCACTAGGTGGAACTCCGTACTCTTACCCGGTTGCTGGAAAACTTAAAGACCTGGCAACCTATACGCCGGCCGCACTTCGCGCTCAGATGAATTACTTTCTGGATAATGTAAAAAAACGCGTTTACCTGACAGGTCCAAAAAGTGCTCTTGCGCTGGAAAAAATCCTGGTTGATGAATGCCGCTTTAAAGGGTCAGATTCTGATTTTGTCAGAGCGGTTGATGCTCCAAAGAAGAAGACGGCAAAAAGAGAGTTTATTTTCGTACCGGTGCCAGATGCTAACCAGGTTCAACTACGCATCGGACGTTTCTTAAACTATGATGAAACAAACGAAAGAAACCTGGATGCTTTGGCGTCTGATTTCTTAGGTGGTGGTTTTACGTCTCGCTTAATGCGCGAAGTGCGTGTAAAGCGCGGTTTAACTTATTCGATTGGTTCATTCATTTCTTCTCAGAAACAATACGGAAGAGCGGGGATTTCAACGTTTACTAAAAACCAGACGATTGACCGTCTCATTGAAGTTATTGATGAAGCAGTCACTAAGATTCATACAGAAGGAATTACTGAAGAGGATTTAGACCGCTCAACTCAAGGGATGATTGGTGCTTATCCATTTAAGTTTGAAAGCAACCCGGCCTTCTTGGGTCAGCTGCTTCTACTGGATCACATTGGAAAACCGTACTCTGATCTTTTTGACTTTAAAGATGCAGTCAAGAAGTACAATGCTAAAGATGTAGCTAAGAAGATTGGCGATATTTTTGGAATGAAAAAACAGACGATCTTTGTCCTTGGGGATAAATCAATTGAACCAAAACTAAGAGCGCTGACAAAGAAATACGGGCCGCTTAAGGTCGTAGACTACAAACAATACCTATAA
- a CDS encoding MBL fold metallo-hydrolase — MEKSLNKNMLMALGTGTSVGIPQIGCSCLVCTSLDHRDQRMRTSVFIQTKNGQRILIDTTPDLRTQILNNKISAVDFAIITHEHADHLHGIDDLRPFCFGPPPREIPVFANASTKASIEARFPYIFHHKGPVLGGGIPRLQLQSVELEKPTILFGEEFFFFNYPHGHAETMGFILGDLAYIVDCHSLPDHIVKILKERKLKILVIDCLKKGSHTTHLTVEKCFEYVREIKAEKTGLIHISHDLSHSVLKDLAMREFGESVFPLYDSQKIFY, encoded by the coding sequence ATGGAAAAATCTCTGAATAAAAATATGTTAATGGCACTTGGTACAGGCACCAGTGTAGGAATACCGCAAATAGGTTGTTCGTGTTTAGTCTGCACTTCACTTGATCACCGCGATCAGAGAATGAGAACAAGTGTCTTCATTCAAACAAAAAATGGACAACGTATTCTCATCGATACAACTCCTGACCTAAGGACACAAATACTTAACAATAAGATATCCGCAGTTGATTTTGCGATTATCACTCACGAACATGCTGATCATTTGCACGGAATCGATGACCTTCGCCCTTTTTGTTTTGGACCTCCCCCCAGAGAAATTCCGGTGTTTGCCAACGCCAGCACCAAAGCTTCTATTGAAGCGCGCTTCCCTTACATCTTTCATCATAAAGGGCCTGTTTTAGGTGGAGGAATTCCCCGTCTGCAATTGCAGTCGGTAGAGTTAGAAAAACCAACAATACTTTTTGGAGAAGAGTTTTTCTTTTTTAATTACCCACACGGGCATGCTGAAACAATGGGCTTTATCCTGGGCGATCTCGCCTATATCGTCGATTGCCACTCTCTTCCTGATCACATTGTTAAAATCCTCAAAGAAAGAAAACTCAAAATCCTGGTCATTGACTGCCTGAAAAAAGGGAGCCACACCACGCATTTAACTGTTGAGAAATGCTTTGAGTATGTGCGGGAAATAAAGGCCGAGAAAACTGGTCTGATACATATTTCGCATGATCTTTCCCACTCTGTTTTAAAAGACCTGGCCATGAGAGAATTTGGAGAATCGGTTTTTCCATTGTATGATAGTCAAAAGATATTTTATTGA